A region of Pyxidicoccus parkwaysis DNA encodes the following proteins:
- a CDS encoding alpha/beta hydrolase gives MRVHDRDVEIGVAGRLLRGRLSVPERASGLVLLATDGVGQDSHRSSHVVRVLHDSALGTLSLELRTAEEELAQEWTLREGSNVELVAHRLEVARDWLQRDESLSLLPVGYLGSGLGAAAALVAAAHQPRGVQAIVTFGGRPDMAGEFVSDVRVPTLLLAPAEDADRVALHRRVFDSLRARKALQLVEGATRGFPETAPLVAAARMAAAWFSDCFRAVAGPGVLEWTGEPSTP, from the coding sequence ATGCGTGTACACGACCGTGACGTGGAAATCGGTGTCGCCGGCCGGCTGCTGCGTGGACGGCTCTCCGTCCCCGAGCGTGCCTCGGGCCTCGTGCTGCTCGCCACGGACGGCGTCGGCCAGGACAGCCACCGGAGCAGCCACGTCGTCCGCGTCCTCCATGACTCGGCACTGGGCACGCTGAGCCTGGAGCTCCGCACCGCCGAGGAGGAGCTGGCCCAGGAGTGGACCCTGCGCGAGGGCTCCAACGTGGAGCTCGTCGCCCACCGCCTGGAGGTCGCCCGCGACTGGCTCCAGCGTGATGAATCCCTGTCGCTGCTTCCCGTGGGCTATCTCGGCTCGGGCCTCGGCGCCGCCGCGGCGCTCGTGGCCGCCGCGCACCAGCCTCGCGGGGTCCAGGCCATCGTCACCTTCGGCGGCCGCCCCGACATGGCCGGTGAGTTCGTGAGCGACGTGCGCGTCCCCACGCTGCTGCTCGCCCCCGCGGAAGACGCGGACCGCGTCGCGCTCCACCGCCGCGTGTTCGACTCGCTGAGGGCTCGCAAGGCATTGCAGCTCGTCGAGGGCGCCACGCGCGGCTTCCCCGAGACGGCTCCGCTCGTCGCTGCGGCGCGCATGGCGGCGGCCTGGTTCTCCGACTGCTTCCGTGCCGTCGCCGGGCCGGGAGTCCTCGAATGGACGGGTGAGCCCTCCACCCCATGA
- a CDS encoding GlsB/YeaQ/YmgE family stress response membrane protein gives MSLETILVWAVIGLIAGWLASAVVGGGYGLIGDIVVGVVGAFLGGFIFRALGTGTPFGGLAGTIFVAFIGAVVLLLVLRLIHSSTVRRV, from the coding sequence ATGTCTTTGGAAACGATTCTGGTGTGGGCAGTCATCGGCCTCATCGCGGGGTGGCTCGCTTCGGCCGTGGTGGGCGGAGGCTACGGCCTCATTGGCGACATCGTCGTAGGCGTGGTGGGCGCGTTCCTCGGAGGGTTCATCTTCCGGGCGCTCGGCACGGGAACTCCTTTCGGGGGACTCGCTGGAACCATCTTCGTGGCCTTCATCGGAGCCGTGGTGTTGCTACTCGTGCTCAGACTCATTCACTCTTCCACAGTCCGAAGAGTCTGA
- a CDS encoding TIGR02996 domain-containing protein encodes MANVTLNELLGLAVESFDHHEEAKALEHLLEAWRLTRSECLAVLIERLSKRLTLGMPPLVVDTHIQMSKRSGPLDLPRFMAHVVALADRAQWGQVFYLLENGVRRLPEDPRLTAPLLDLVQRPDAVEQRTFRALCDVFSAMRDPRALTSLRALGKTLHPGSPHAEWLDMTLRSFTPEVPLGAEEAASCAALENILTAREEAETRRSPTHEALLARVYADPGDTSARMVLADHLLEQGNPLGEFIMLQCSPRSDRQRIARLLEEHGGRWASALGPHVDIFATRFERGFPSAVRLRADWRAPLPPPGPEWATVREVDVAGAMFQDLAAWLSLPELRTATVLKRVEPRLVSGFGAQGLGVRQLGLSGPALQKAPSLLRELEQLPSLSRLLIHDADAEDMQACAASPMAARLERFEARGGGAWTLVAAPAKGAPLRAVLLLATEAEPFARVLRGAMGFGRGALHVRVRDRVPPEGLRLLEAAASSYARVEWS; translated from the coding sequence ATGGCGAATGTCACCCTGAACGAGCTGCTCGGCCTCGCGGTCGAGTCCTTCGACCATCATGAGGAGGCCAAGGCCCTCGAGCACCTGCTGGAGGCGTGGCGCCTGACGCGTTCGGAGTGCCTCGCGGTGCTCATCGAGAGGCTGTCGAAGCGGCTGACGCTCGGGATGCCGCCACTCGTGGTCGATACCCATATTCAGATGTCGAAGCGGAGCGGTCCGCTGGACCTGCCCCGCTTCATGGCCCACGTCGTGGCGCTGGCGGACCGGGCGCAATGGGGCCAGGTCTTCTATCTGCTCGAAAACGGAGTCCGCCGGCTGCCCGAGGACCCGCGCCTCACCGCGCCGCTGCTGGACCTGGTGCAGCGCCCCGATGCCGTCGAGCAGCGGACCTTCCGTGCGCTCTGCGACGTGTTCTCCGCCATGAGAGACCCACGTGCACTGACGTCCCTGCGTGCGCTGGGGAAGACCCTGCATCCCGGCTCCCCCCATGCCGAGTGGCTGGACATGACGCTGCGCTCCTTTACCCCCGAGGTGCCCCTGGGCGCGGAGGAGGCCGCCTCGTGCGCGGCGCTGGAGAACATCCTCACCGCGCGTGAGGAGGCCGAGACGCGGCGCTCTCCCACGCATGAGGCGCTGCTGGCCCGTGTGTACGCGGACCCCGGGGATACGTCCGCGCGCATGGTGCTGGCCGACCATCTGCTGGAGCAGGGCAACCCGCTGGGTGAATTCATCATGCTCCAGTGCTCGCCGCGCTCGGACCGGCAGCGCATCGCGCGGCTGTTGGAGGAGCACGGCGGGCGGTGGGCATCGGCGCTCGGGCCTCACGTGGACATCTTCGCGACCCGCTTCGAGCGGGGCTTCCCCTCCGCCGTCCGGCTGCGCGCGGACTGGCGCGCGCCGCTGCCACCACCCGGGCCCGAGTGGGCCACGGTGCGCGAAGTGGACGTGGCTGGGGCCATGTTCCAGGACCTGGCGGCGTGGCTGTCATTGCCGGAGCTGCGGACGGCGACCGTGCTGAAGCGCGTGGAGCCGAGGCTCGTGTCAGGCTTTGGCGCGCAGGGGCTCGGCGTGCGACAGCTCGGCCTGTCAGGCCCCGCGTTGCAGAAGGCGCCGTCACTGCTCCGCGAGCTGGAGCAGCTGCCGTCCCTGTCTCGCCTGCTCATCCACGACGCGGACGCGGAGGATATGCAGGCCTGCGCGGCGTCACCCATGGCCGCGAGGCTGGAGCGCTTCGAGGCGCGCGGTGGCGGAGCGTGGACGCTCGTCGCGGCGCCCGCGAAGGGTGCGCCCCTGCGGGCAGTGCTGCTGCTCGCGACGGAAGCCGAGCCCTTCGCCCGTGTCCTCCGGGGCGCGATGGGCTTCGGCAGAGGGGCGCTGCACGTTCGGGTCAGAGATCGCGTCCCACCCGAGGGACTGCGGCTGCTCGAGGCCGCGGCGTCCTCCTACGCGCGGGTGGAGTGGTCGTGA
- a CDS encoding alkaline phosphatase family protein translates to MLRLLAALLLLSALPASARAPKLTLFISVDALGSDLLLRNRPRLTGGLGQLLATGAFYPYARYAYAEARTAPGHATLATGANPWRHGIVDNDVLDRVTGQSVQAYMDPRYTVLDGVTAPASDTSPENLMAETLADRLRVSTQGRGKVVALSFKARAAIPLAGRQGQAWWFDEATGNMVTSTWYSKAVPTWMQAFNARRLADAAFGKTWELLRPRAEYAGEDDRAAEPPNPYGMGRTFPHALTGGSKEPGPASYRVFAVSPRSHELLVQAAKAAMEGESLGRDDVPDLLAVSFSGTDAVFHAFGPFSWEMQDTLLRLDQAMGELISAAERAAGGRANLVIALSADHGGAEIPEAWTLAGVPAKRINPVEVAEGLAQELRSRFGVDVTVKMLELDVYLGGKALESGQVDGVAVRRAAAAWLSKQPFTVTAMAKDDLDTAPDVEGLVAPLRRGYYPMRSGDVLFVSKPFHVVSDYPRGTNHGTPYAYDVQVPVVFAGRGVKPGLYPQEIDPVDVAPTLAALLEMGMPASAEGKPRAEALTGR, encoded by the coding sequence GTGCTACGCCTTCTCGCCGCGCTCCTCCTCCTGTCCGCCCTGCCCGCCTCGGCCAGGGCTCCGAAGCTCACCCTGTTCATCAGCGTGGACGCGCTGGGCAGCGACCTGCTCCTGCGCAACCGTCCACGCCTCACCGGCGGCCTGGGACAATTGCTCGCCACGGGGGCGTTCTACCCCTACGCGCGATACGCCTATGCGGAGGCCCGTACCGCGCCGGGGCACGCCACGCTGGCCACCGGCGCGAACCCCTGGCGCCACGGCATCGTGGACAACGACGTCCTCGACCGTGTCACGGGCCAGAGCGTTCAGGCCTACATGGACCCGAGATACACGGTCCTGGACGGAGTCACCGCCCCGGCGTCGGACACCAGCCCCGAGAACCTGATGGCGGAGACGCTGGCGGACCGGCTGCGCGTGTCCACGCAGGGCCGGGGCAAGGTGGTGGCGCTGTCGTTCAAGGCTCGCGCGGCGATTCCGCTGGCCGGGCGACAGGGACAGGCGTGGTGGTTCGACGAGGCCACGGGAAACATGGTGACGAGCACCTGGTACTCGAAGGCGGTGCCCACCTGGATGCAGGCATTCAACGCCCGGAGACTGGCGGACGCGGCCTTTGGCAAGACGTGGGAACTGCTGCGTCCGCGCGCCGAGTACGCGGGCGAGGACGACCGTGCCGCGGAACCACCGAACCCCTACGGCATGGGCCGCACGTTCCCCCATGCACTCACCGGAGGGAGCAAGGAGCCTGGACCCGCGTCGTACCGGGTCTTCGCCGTGTCGCCTCGTTCGCATGAGCTGCTGGTCCAGGCGGCGAAGGCAGCGATGGAGGGCGAGAGCCTGGGCAGGGACGACGTGCCGGACCTTCTCGCGGTGAGCTTCAGCGGCACGGACGCCGTGTTCCACGCATTCGGGCCCTTCTCATGGGAGATGCAGGACACGCTGCTGCGGTTGGACCAGGCGATGGGCGAGCTCATCTCCGCCGCCGAGCGCGCGGCGGGAGGCAGGGCGAACCTGGTCATCGCGCTGTCGGCGGACCATGGGGGCGCGGAGATTCCGGAGGCCTGGACGCTGGCCGGCGTGCCCGCGAAGCGCATCAACCCGGTGGAGGTCGCGGAAGGGCTGGCCCAGGAGCTGCGCTCGAGGTTCGGCGTCGACGTGACGGTGAAGATGCTGGAGTTGGACGTGTACCTGGGCGGCAAGGCCCTGGAGTCGGGACAGGTGGATGGCGTGGCGGTGCGGCGCGCGGCGGCGGCGTGGCTGTCGAAGCAGCCCTTCACGGTGACGGCGATGGCGAAGGACGACCTGGACACGGCCCCGGACGTCGAAGGGCTGGTGGCGCCGCTGCGGCGCGGCTACTACCCGATGCGCAGCGGCGACGTCCTCTTCGTGTCGAAGCCATTCCACGTCGTGAGCGACTACCCGCGCGGAACGAACCACGGCACGCCGTACGCCTACGACGTGCAGGTGCCCGTGGTGTTCGCGGGCCGAGGCGTGAAGCCGGGTCTGTATCCCCAGGAAATCGACCCGGTGGACGTGGCGCCCACGCTAGCCGCGCTCCTGGAGATGGGGATGCCCGCGTCCGCTGAAGGCAAGCCGCGCGCGGAGGCCCTTACGGGGCGGTGA
- a CDS encoding ester cyclase, which produces MATDSKAHARRFYAVLEEAIHTGNVALLDDVTRVDVIDHNPDPDMKPGREGIKEAFGGLRAALPDARFVIEDIVAEGDRVACRVTTRATHRGPFMGFAPTGRAISYTVIDILRFSEDGKLIERWGLVDEATLRKQLSARP; this is translated from the coding sequence ATGGCAACCGACTCCAAGGCGCACGCGCGCCGGTTCTATGCGGTGCTCGAAGAGGCCATCCATACCGGCAACGTCGCGCTGCTCGATGACGTCACCCGGGTGGATGTCATCGACCACAACCCGGACCCGGACATGAAGCCGGGGCGCGAGGGCATCAAGGAGGCCTTCGGCGGTCTCCGCGCCGCGCTGCCCGATGCGCGCTTCGTCATCGAGGACATCGTCGCCGAGGGGGACAGGGTCGCCTGCCGCGTGACGACGCGTGCCACACATCGCGGTCCGTTCATGGGATTCGCTCCGACTGGCCGCGCGATTTCCTATACGGTCATCGACATCCTGCGCTTCTCCGAGGACGGGAAGCTCATCGAACGCTGGGGGCTCGTCGACGAGGCCACGCTGCGGAAGCAGCTCTCCGCGCGACCTTGA
- a CDS encoding NADP-dependent oxidoreductase, which yields MKAVVLKSYGDVDALAVQEMPEPQVGPGQVKVRVSAASINPVDWKIRRGDFKGRMPMQLPTILGRDVAGEVIEVGPGVDAFKPGDRVMGLVQGGYAERVVAPVEAFAKVPESMDLKDAAALPLVALTGTQLMEEAVNPKQGDTVLITGALGAVGRVAVFAAKARGAKVWAGVRARQKAEAEKLGVDGVVALDVADEVAKLPMVDAVADTVGGKTVAGVLEKVKPGGTLGSVVGEPPEAKGRPITVRAIFSHPDSRRLTQLGQSAAKGDLVIPVSKRFPLDQVKEAQKLAEQGGVGKVLLTN from the coding sequence ATGAAAGCCGTGGTGCTGAAGTCCTATGGGGACGTGGACGCGCTCGCCGTGCAGGAGATGCCCGAGCCGCAGGTGGGACCGGGCCAGGTGAAGGTGCGCGTCTCCGCCGCGAGCATCAACCCGGTGGACTGGAAGATTCGCCGGGGAGACTTCAAGGGGCGGATGCCCATGCAGCTCCCCACCATCCTCGGCAGGGACGTGGCCGGCGAGGTCATCGAAGTGGGCCCGGGCGTGGACGCCTTCAAGCCGGGCGACAGGGTGATGGGCCTCGTGCAGGGAGGCTACGCGGAGCGAGTCGTCGCGCCCGTGGAGGCCTTCGCGAAGGTGCCCGAGTCGATGGACCTGAAGGATGCCGCCGCGTTGCCCCTCGTCGCGCTGACGGGCACGCAGCTGATGGAAGAAGCGGTGAACCCGAAACAGGGCGACACGGTGCTCATCACCGGAGCGCTGGGCGCGGTGGGGCGCGTCGCCGTCTTCGCGGCGAAGGCCCGGGGCGCGAAGGTCTGGGCCGGCGTGCGCGCCCGCCAGAAGGCGGAAGCGGAGAAGCTGGGCGTGGACGGCGTGGTCGCGCTCGATGTCGCGGACGAAGTCGCGAAGCTGCCCATGGTCGATGCCGTTGCGGACACCGTGGGCGGCAAGACGGTGGCCGGAGTGCTGGAGAAGGTGAAGCCGGGCGGCACCCTGGGCAGCGTGGTGGGCGAGCCGCCCGAGGCGAAGGGACGGCCCATCACCGTGCGCGCCATCTTCAGCCATCCGGACTCGCGCCGCCTCACGCAATTGGGGCAGAGCGCGGCGAAGGGAGACCTGGTCATCCCCGTCAGCAAGCGCTTCCCGCTGGACCAGGTGAAGGAGGCCCAGAAGCTCGCGGAGCAGGGCGGCGTGGGCAAGGTGCTGCTCACCAACTGA
- a CDS encoding haloalkane dehalogenase, with protein sequence MSSTHRIQVLDSHISYREAGTGSPIVFLHGNPTSSYVWRNVIPRLADRGRCLAPDLIGMGDSGKPDVPYRFEDHVRYLDAWFDALGLRDVVLVAYDWGGVLALDWARRHPDRVRGVVVFETFLRPMHWSDWPPQGEQFFRALRTPGVGETLVLEQNEFLARSLANGVQHGLAESDRAVYYAPYPDAASRRPVLQWPREIPIDGAPADVAAVIERYDAWLASPSAKPALLLTFGDTGLSAPKIVEWARGALPALEVVPLGRAGHHAPEDAPEEISRAVRSWLDRHAW encoded by the coding sequence ATGTCCTCGACGCATCGAATCCAGGTCCTCGACTCGCACATCTCGTACCGCGAGGCCGGCACCGGCTCGCCCATCGTGTTCCTGCACGGCAACCCCACGTCGTCGTACGTGTGGCGCAACGTGATTCCCCGGCTCGCCGACCGGGGCCGGTGCCTCGCGCCGGACCTCATCGGGATGGGGGACTCGGGCAAGCCCGACGTGCCCTACCGCTTCGAGGACCACGTCCGGTACCTCGATGCGTGGTTCGACGCGCTCGGCCTGCGCGACGTCGTGCTGGTCGCCTACGACTGGGGTGGGGTGCTCGCGCTGGACTGGGCACGGCGGCACCCGGACCGCGTGCGCGGCGTGGTCGTGTTCGAGACCTTCCTCCGGCCGATGCACTGGAGCGACTGGCCACCGCAGGGCGAGCAGTTCTTCCGCGCCCTGCGTACGCCGGGAGTGGGGGAGACGCTCGTGCTCGAACAAAACGAGTTCCTCGCGCGGTCGCTCGCGAACGGCGTCCAGCACGGCCTCGCGGAGAGCGACCGCGCCGTGTACTACGCCCCGTACCCCGATGCGGCGTCGCGGCGCCCGGTGCTGCAGTGGCCTCGTGAGATTCCGATTGATGGCGCGCCCGCCGACGTCGCCGCGGTCATCGAGCGCTACGACGCGTGGCTCGCGAGCCCCTCCGCGAAGCCGGCGCTGCTGCTGACCTTCGGAGACACCGGGCTCAGCGCGCCGAAGATTGTCGAGTGGGCGCGCGGCGCGTTGCCGGCGCTCGAAGTCGTCCCGCTCGGTCGCGCGGGGCACCATGCGCCCGAGGACGCGCCGGAGGAGATTTCTCGCGCCGTCCGGAGCTGGCTCGACCGTCACGCGTGGTGA
- a CDS encoding LysR family transcriptional regulator translates to MSTSIAALDLNLLLMLHTVLSERSVARAAERLHVTPSAISNGLARLRSALGDPLVTRNGRGIVPTPRALALAPAIARGLRELELAIHEAPFEPAKCTRTFTLAVADAGQVTWVPGIAARMAAEMPNARLSVVGIASLVALGDLGSSQIDLHLGVATRGAGLHVEPLLDERTVLVAREGHPALGKRLSRRELGALRHVGVEMVPGKGFRDLVGAAYARADIPREVVMTVPSFTAAAAITAETDYVATLPESLVAMRGTRLGVRAINAPLPAHTVKLALCWHERTHADPAAQCFRGLVRRAVLATRQA, encoded by the coding sequence GTGAGCACTTCGATTGCGGCCCTGGACCTCAACCTCCTGCTGATGCTCCACACCGTCCTCTCCGAGCGCAGCGTGGCGCGCGCGGCCGAGCGGCTCCACGTCACGCCGTCCGCCATCAGCAACGGCCTCGCGCGGCTCCGCTCCGCGCTGGGGGACCCGCTCGTGACGCGCAATGGCCGGGGCATCGTCCCCACGCCTCGCGCACTCGCGCTCGCACCCGCCATCGCGCGCGGCCTGCGGGAGTTGGAGCTCGCCATCCACGAGGCGCCCTTCGAGCCGGCGAAATGCACGCGCACCTTCACGCTCGCCGTCGCGGACGCGGGGCAGGTCACCTGGGTGCCGGGAATCGCCGCGCGGATGGCCGCCGAGATGCCGAACGCGCGCCTCTCCGTGGTGGGCATCGCCTCGCTCGTGGCGCTCGGAGACCTGGGCTCGTCCCAAATCGACCTGCACCTCGGCGTCGCCACGCGGGGCGCGGGCCTGCACGTCGAGCCGCTGCTGGACGAGCGTACCGTCCTCGTCGCTCGCGAGGGCCACCCCGCGCTGGGCAAGCGCCTGTCCAGGCGCGAGCTCGGCGCGCTCCGGCACGTCGGCGTGGAAATGGTGCCGGGAAAGGGCTTCCGGGACCTCGTCGGTGCCGCGTACGCACGCGCGGACATCCCTCGCGAGGTGGTCATGACGGTGCCCTCGTTCACCGCCGCCGCGGCAATCACAGCCGAGACGGACTACGTCGCGACGCTGCCGGAGTCGCTCGTCGCCATGCGCGGCACGCGCCTGGGCGTGCGCGCCATCAACGCACCGCTCCCCGCGCACACCGTGAAGCTCGCACTGTGCTGGCATGAGCGGACCCATGCCGACCCCGCGGCGCAGTGCTTTCGCGGGCTCGTCCGGCGCGCGGTCCTGGCAACCCGGCAGGCCTGA